From one Conyzicola nivalis genomic stretch:
- a CDS encoding ABC transporter ATP-binding protein has protein sequence MPAARETVLKISGLVKRFDDKTAVAGIDLEIEAGSFFGIVGPNGAGKTTTLSMVTGLLRPDAGTVVVHGADVWANPVVAKRTMGVLPDRLRLFDRLTGAQLLYYSGILHGLEKSVVRSRSADLSAAFGLEDSLDRLVSDYSAGMTKKIAIAAAMIHSPRLLVLDEPFESVDPVSAANVIEILQKYVAAGGTVVMSSHTMNLIERICDSVAVVVNGAVLATGTMAEVRGDKSLEDRFVELAGGRKAAEGMEWLHKFSD, from the coding sequence CTGCCCGCCGCCCGCGAGACCGTGTTGAAGATCTCCGGCCTCGTCAAGCGGTTCGACGACAAGACCGCTGTGGCCGGCATCGACCTCGAGATCGAGGCCGGATCGTTCTTCGGCATCGTCGGACCGAACGGCGCGGGCAAGACGACAACCCTGTCGATGGTCACCGGTCTGCTACGCCCCGACGCAGGCACCGTCGTCGTGCATGGAGCAGACGTATGGGCGAACCCGGTCGTGGCGAAGCGAACGATGGGCGTGCTGCCCGACCGCCTCAGACTCTTCGACCGGCTCACCGGCGCCCAGCTGTTGTACTACTCCGGCATCCTGCACGGGCTGGAAAAGAGTGTGGTGCGCAGCCGCAGCGCAGACCTGTCGGCCGCCTTCGGGCTCGAAGACTCGCTCGACCGCCTGGTGTCCGACTACTCGGCCGGAATGACCAAGAAGATCGCGATCGCCGCGGCAATGATCCATTCGCCCCGACTGCTCGTGCTCGATGAGCCGTTCGAGTCGGTCGACCCGGTCTCGGCGGCCAACGTGATCGAGATCCTGCAGAAGTACGTGGCCGCGGGCGGAACCGTGGTGATGTCCAGCCACACGATGAACCTGATCGAGCGCATCTGCGACTCGGTTGCGGTCGTCGTGAACGGTGCGGTCCTCGCGACGGGAACCATGGCCGAGGTGCGCGGCGACAAGTCGCTCGAAGACCGGTTCGTCGAACTGGCCGGCGGGCGCAAGGCGGCGGAGGGCATGGAGTGGTTGCACAAATTCTCCGACTGA
- a CDS encoding DUF3039 domain-containing protein, translated as MTDTEHTGGGTSTLDRELEELLNSEQVEEGDHERFSHYAPKNKIMESALTGKPVRALCGKLWTPGRDPQKFPVCPTCKEIYETLK; from the coding sequence ATGACTGATACCGAGCACACCGGCGGAGGCACCTCCACTCTCGATCGCGAACTCGAGGAGCTGCTCAACAGCGAGCAGGTAGAAGAGGGCGACCACGAGCGCTTCTCGCACTACGCACCGAAGAACAAGATCATGGAGTCGGCGCTCACCGGCAAGCCAGTGCGGGCGCTGTGCGGAAAGCTGTGGACACCCGGCCGCGATCCGCAGAAGTTTCCGGTCTGCCCGACCTGCAAAGAGATCTACGAAACGCTGAAGTAG
- a CDS encoding nicotinate phosphoribosyltransferase, translated as MDMTSALLTDRYELTMIDAAMRSGLHDRECVFEVFARRLPEGRRYGIVAGTGRLLDLIRDFRFDDAELTWLRDHGVVTDKTLDWLADYKFHGDISGYQEGEVYFPNSPILVVDGTFAEAVILETLALSVLNYDSAIASAAARMVSAADGRPLAEMGSRRTGERSAVAAARAAFIAGFGATSNLEAGREWGIPTMGTAAHAFTLLHDSEEEAFRSQIAALGSGTTLLVDTYDVPKAVETAVRVAGTGLGAVRIDSGDLPAQVGAVRRQLDSLGAVNTKITVTNDLDEYTIASLRAAPVDSYGVGTSVVTGSGHPAASMVYKLVARRDDAGEWVSVAKKSAAKATVGGRKHPVRSIENGVAVAETIYVGEEPPASDAERRLLVPLMIQGEPVADYLGAHGTGVARTHRAAAIAELSDQAFRLGRGEPAIPTVYATS; from the coding sequence ATTGACATGACGAGCGCGCTGCTGACCGACCGCTACGAACTGACCATGATCGACGCCGCCATGCGCAGCGGTCTGCACGACAGGGAGTGCGTCTTCGAGGTCTTCGCCCGCCGGTTGCCCGAGGGGCGTCGCTACGGCATCGTCGCGGGTACCGGGCGGCTGCTCGACCTCATCCGTGACTTCCGCTTCGACGACGCCGAGCTGACCTGGCTGCGCGACCACGGTGTCGTCACCGACAAGACGCTCGACTGGCTCGCCGACTATAAGTTCCACGGCGACATCTCCGGCTACCAGGAGGGAGAGGTCTACTTCCCCAACTCCCCCATCCTCGTGGTCGACGGCACGTTCGCCGAGGCCGTCATCCTCGAGACCCTCGCCCTCAGCGTGCTCAACTACGACTCCGCCATCGCGAGCGCCGCGGCGCGCATGGTCTCGGCCGCCGACGGCCGTCCGCTCGCCGAGATGGGCTCCCGGCGCACCGGCGAGCGTTCCGCGGTCGCCGCAGCACGGGCGGCGTTCATCGCCGGATTCGGCGCGACCAGCAACCTCGAGGCCGGACGCGAGTGGGGCATCCCGACGATGGGCACCGCAGCGCACGCGTTCACCCTGCTGCACGACAGCGAAGAGGAGGCGTTCCGCTCGCAGATCGCCGCGCTGGGTTCGGGCACGACGCTGCTCGTCGACACCTACGACGTGCCCAAGGCCGTCGAGACAGCCGTGCGGGTCGCGGGAACCGGGCTCGGCGCCGTGCGCATCGACTCGGGCGACCTGCCCGCGCAGGTCGGCGCTGTGCGCCGCCAGCTCGACTCTCTCGGCGCCGTCAACACCAAGATCACCGTCACGAACGACCTCGACGAGTACACGATCGCCTCCCTGCGAGCGGCCCCCGTCGACTCGTACGGGGTCGGAACCTCGGTCGTCACCGGTTCGGGGCATCCCGCCGCCTCGATGGTCTACAAGCTCGTTGCGCGGCGCGACGACGCAGGCGAGTGGGTCTCGGTGGCGAAGAAGTCGGCCGCGAAAGCCACGGTCGGCGGGCGCAAGCACCCGGTGCGCAGCATCGAAAACGGAGTTGCCGTCGCCGAGACGATCTATGTCGGCGAGGAGCCGCCGGCTTCGGATGCCGAGCGTCGCCTTCTCGTGCCCCTCATGATCCAGGGTGAGCCGGTTGCCGACTACCTCGGAGCCCATGGCACGGGAGTGGCCCGCACGCACCGGGCCGCCGCCATCGCCGAACTCTCCGATCAGGCATTCCGCCTCGGACGGGGCGAGCCCGCCATCCCGACGGTCTACGCCACGAGCTAG